The Osmerus mordax isolate fOsmMor3 chromosome 5, fOsmMor3.pri, whole genome shotgun sequence DNA window CCCAAGTGgcgcaaacaaacaaaaactaaaaacaCTTTCCCCATGTCCCTTGGGCCATGGCCTATTTTTTTTCCTGGGACATTACCTTCTGGTAATGTCATAATGATAGTTCTGCCTTACTGactcagcagaacacacactctttgtAGTGCAGCCAGGTGAAAGTACTTCATTCTATTGCACATTGGCACTGACGCTCAGCACTCAACACACATTAGGGCCTGTAAAATGTCCCCCGCAGCCAGGGGGAAAAAATGCTATGAAAACACCACTCCTGATACTAATGGATAACACCTGCTTACTGGATAGATGAGGAGGCATCTGCCTCCTGTCCATCACACATCCTGCTCATTCTGACTGCCAGTATTTTAGTTTGCATAGCGATTCAACTAATTGTAGAACATTCGCTTTCCGTTCAGCATATAATCACCCGTATGTAAATATGCGGCGGTCTATACTGTTTGCTCCTTCTGTTTGCTCCCAGGACAAGACGTTTACCTGCACTCTCTTCATGCCCTTTGAAGAGTTTGAGAAGCTCACCACAGATGACCAGGTCATCGAGTTCTTCGAGAAATACTTTCCAGACACCATTCCTCTAATAGGAGTGTAAGACACCCGTGCCCTCCTTCCCACTCTTTCCATTAGTACTTCTTTACCTTCATATCTCCCACCATCCTCTCGTTTCTCTCACATGCTTGCTTTTTCCTGCATTTGAGCAGCTCAGACCACACCCATCTTCAGTGAACTGtgaaattacatttatgcatttagcagagaaAGTACAGTGTCTACAAGTCCTGGAGAGATGAGTTATTAATTTGAGATGAGCAGTAGGCTACATAGGGCTTGGAAATATTGGACAGTAGGAATAGTTGAGGTGTGTAACTCATAATTCTTTTTTCAGGGTTGACGTAATGGTCAGCAACGAGGAAAAAATAGCTGAATGGAGGTTTATGTTTTGTCAATGTGCTGTCAGAACGAGTTCAAATGATCTTTGTCATTTTGAATCTTTTAGTTCAATGCATTGCTGAAGCCAGTGATCAGCGCAAGTTCAATGCTTGATAAAACCTAATATGGAAAATATTAATGTGGGTTTTTGTCTATGAAATCATTCTACTATGTAATTCTCAGAACTGTATGGATGTATCGACAATTTTGTACattaatacattttaataaGTTAATTCCTATAAAttcatgtttttcttttcaataGTGTCTGAATGGGATTGGgatttatgtgtgtctgtcttgcaGTGAAGCCCTGAAGAAGGATTATTTCCGCCTGCCAGCCCAGGCCATGGTCTCTGTGAAGTGCTCCCCATATCATCTTGGGAACATGTGTGTCCTTATGGGGGATGCAGCCCACGCTGTGGTACCTTTCTATGGGCAAGGCATGAACGCAGTAAGTAGGAGAGGAGTAGCAATAGAGTTAGCAAAAAAGCGCAATAAATCATGAGAAATACTGTCTATCCTTGTGCTTAGGGTTTTGAAGACTGTCTCGTCTTCAATGAAATAATGGACCAGCTAAAGGAAGACTTCAGTGAGTCCATGAGTCAGATTTAGTGATTGAATAAGAAATTTACTTTGACAGTCAGAGCTTCCGGAGCATTAGTAAACATTCTAATTCTTGGTGGTTTTCCAGGTGCTGTGCTgccagagtacagtagagtcagAGTTCCAGACGACCACGCCATCGCAGACCTGGCCATGTACAACTATGTTGAGGTAATGTCCATATCCATCATTCATGCTATTCTTGTACTGTAAATTAGGCTTACTAAATATGATGTCTGTGTGACACTGAAGAGTGCTTACATCAGGAAAATGCGTTCTATATATCTTGTAAAAAAGTATATTGTGAGGAACTACAACTTAATCACAGTTCTCTTTTTGGTTTAGAAAAGATTGGTTTCGATTACCATTCAATCTAATACGCATTTCCTACTGCAGACACAATGAACATGCCAAAACCGATCATTTGATCATGATCAAAAGAACAATGAATTTACTAATATAACCTGTGTTTACTATACTACACCTTTTTATCTGTCTGTAATGTATACTCTTGCATCGTGTGTTGGTGCATGGTAGGCTAGTGGATATTGTAAAGTGTTATGGTTGGGGGTAGTTGAAGCACAAATTAGCATACAGTAAACCATCCAGAGATGTCTATCATGTAATTATGTGCACGCTACTtcatatccatgcatacattaAATCCTACCAACACAATGGAAGTAATTGTTCTGAACAACGTGATTGGTCTTTTCAGAACCAGCATATGTCTTTGCACATGCAACGCCGGAGCTAAACACCTGATTAAAGAGCTAAATGTATCTTTTTTTCTGAGGATATGGTTATAGAATGGTCTAGAAGAAAGCCGGCCTTCCTCACCGTTATGAGCTACCTTGTTTTTTAGCAAATGCACTAAAAGCGCAATGTTTGAGATGCTTTTAATACTTCagaaaacacgttttttttaaagtaattGGTTTTCTTTTATATAATTCATGTATTCTTCAGATTTTGTACACATGATGTTGTAGTGCACTAACAGATTTATTGTGTATTTTTTAGATGCGTGCACATGTTAACTCCAAATGGTTCCTTTTTCGAAAACATGTGGATAACTTCCTCCACATTATCATGCCAAGGACAATAATCCCCTTGTACACAATGGTAAATTCCTTTTATTGATCTTACAAATGGACAGATTATTTTGATATTTGACTGGAGATGCTTAAAAtctctttcctctgtctctttccatgCTACCTGAATCCAGGTAACTTTCACCAGGACAAGGTACCATGAGGCAATCAAGCGCTGgcattggcaagacaaagtaaGAGACTCCTATCTGATCCTATCTTTGTTCAAGCTCTACTCCTATTCCGTACCTAGGTGGTTTATTATGAAATTGTGTCTGTACTGTATATTACCAAGAAGTACCTTCTGTACTCTAGCAATTATAACTAGGACTTTAAAACTGAAATTATTCTCAAAAGAaaatgattcttactaaaaCTAGCAAGCaaggaatcaaaacaaataagttTTTAGCTTCACTGAGATGCTCCAGTATTTTCAGAACTATTTGTAGGTGTAGTGGGAGAGAGTCCCCTGTGCTGTTTCCAACTGTCAGAtgtgccctcccctgccctggtGGCATCTGGAAGTTAGAAgtcagagagaatgacagatggATGAGCAGAACCTAAAGGCGTCTTCAAAACATGACTAATAAAGAGTGACATGTTGTTGGTGGTGAGACCGGGAAAAACATCACGTTGTCCTTTGAGGCTTTTGCTGTGGATCCTCAATTCTTGCAATGTGTGCTTGCTGTGTCGGTTATGAAACGCAATCTGAGGTAATGACATTTGGAAATCTTTTCCCCAGGTGATTAACCATGGCTTACTCATCAGTGCCACAGCTGCTTTGCTTGGGGGCACCTACCTGCTTGTAAAACACCCCCCTAATATTTCCCAAATCCCCGTTGACCACCTGTGGACCAGGCTGCAGGCATTCAAACCCTTCTGAGTGTTTCTTTGGACCAGACCAACTCACAGAGAGGGGTTCAGCTGGAACTAAAAACAGTACAGCCACCAAACAAATCTGAAGCTAATTAAAGACAATGATCAATTGCAATGACCGAATAAGCTGCTATCCATGCTTCTTCACAATGTTGTTGTTATAATTTACTCGTTTGATTTTCCAATTAAAGTAATTTGTATGTACACTTGTTAAAAAGTAGACAATATTTTTCGAATAAATATGGAAAAAGGGTGGTCAGAATACAATCAAGTAATACTTGAAAACAAGATGAAGACGGGGTCACTCAAAAAGGGATGGAAATTAGCTTTTTCCTCTAAGGTTAAAAGATGTCTAGAGTGAAATCAATCGAGGGACTCTTTTCCGTTAAAGGCCACTTTTCACAGggactcttacatttacattttgtcatttagcagacgaggcaagtagggtgaagtgccttgcccaaggacacaacgtcagttggcatgaccaggaatcgaactggcaacctttggattactagcccgattccctcaccgctcagccacctgactcttgaGGTATTTATTGACATAGGGACACAGAGGAACATGCCCTGCTGCTCCCAGCAGTTTCCATTAGCCACCCTCATTCTCCCTATCATTACAGCACTGGCTTTTCACAACAGGCCATCTTGAAACACCTGCATCAAAGTATAGTTGTACAGTAAAGGTTAACCTAAAAGTGTTGCTTAAATTCCTGCCAGTCCATGATCACGGCTGCTGTGCTGCGAGCTACTCTGAAGCTGAGCAAGGTTATCAGCTTTTGAAATCTACTCATCTCTATTCATAGCTGATGACCCGGTAGCTTTTCTTAAGGGGCACTGCTGGATTTGTCATCACTCCTCCCAGTGGACTCCAACCTCATCCTTACAGCCATCAATGTATTTTAATACTCGTGCCTCATAATGAACATAATTACACTCAACTTAATTCCTTAGTGATTGCACTTATTGCACTGCTGTGTGCCATGAAAGAGTATACATCGTTCATATTTTTAAGTAGGATTTATTTTATCGAATCAAAAGTCACAGGGAGTTTGTGAAAACGGTGGTGTGCCTGTTCAGTCCCTGATGGTGTCTCCTCAGCAGCTGCTGGTCTTCAGGCCAGAATCCTGAAAAGTGGTTCACATGTTGAAAGGACAGGTGCCAATCAAACTGGACAAACTACAGAAAAACATCTAAACGAGCCAGTTTGCTACAGTATATGTTATGTTGCCATGTCTGATACTATAGTAGGAGCTGGAGACTTCACTTTCTCACAGAGTGTATTCATTGAAAACTTCCAAGTCCCTGACCCAGTCTTTGAAAATCCAGGGTAAACCGTTTCTGTTCAATACAACATTGCCAGTCCTGCATCAGATTGGTATTTTGGTTTGTAGAGTTGCATGACCTGAGGTGTACTCAGGAACCGGACATGGGGCGCATGATCAGTCTTCACGGTGTACCCTAAGGTCACAGGGGTCGCACCTGGATGACGTTGACCTCAGACGAGGGGCTGTTTTTGGAGGTCATTTCCAGGTGGTTGACATCGTTTCTGGCGATGATGAAGACGatagaggaggagctgaaggtaACCCTCTTCTTGGGGCGGTCTCTACCCCCACGCACAACAATCGGCCGGATGGGACGTTCAATTTGTGTCAAGGGGCGGTCCTTAATGCTGTGTTGCAGCAAGGAAAGCCGGGAGCAGAGCAGCTGCATTAAGCAGCGCCGGAACTGCCATAGGTGGAGGAAGATGAGAACAGAGTTACATTACACAACACCAACTACTACTTTACATCCCTGTTTTTTCTGCCAAACAGAGAAATATGTCAACAGACTGAGCCTGTATTAGAGGCTTAATGAGGAGCAaatcctcctcccagcccataTCATTAGTGTCCACTTTCCAATACATTATGCCAAACAAAACCTGCCTGGTCTTACCGTTTGAAACAAACATGATACATTttctatgtatgtgtgcatacgtgTTCAGTTTATGGCAATGATTTTAGGAAACCTTTTTACAAAGCATCAATTGCAGGCTACCAGATGTCCTCTCACCTTCCTGCTCATAAATATGTAGATGAGGGGGTTGTAGGCGGTGCTGGACTTGGCGAAAAAGGAAGGGATGATAGCGATGGTGGGGGAGACCATGCTCTTCCTGCCAAAGGCCTCCATCATGGAGACCACGGCGTAGGGAGTCCAGCAcaccaggaaacaggaaatcaTCAGCAAAAACATGACAGCCACCTTCTTCTCATAGCGCAGAATCTTTATGATCTGTACTGTCTGGAGGTCCTGGATGGACCGCAGCTGcaaggagggtggggtgggggggttgatgaATCTCATAAGACCACAATCACTCggtcccatccctcccccttctgAGAACCGCCGAGTTAGCCCTTTAACACTGATCCGTAACGTCAGACAATATAACCTAATAGGCATGGTAAATTTGATTACAATTATAATGAGAGTCGTAACTAAGGATTAATTCATTAGAGGTCATAGTGGTGATAAGAGAATTTCTGCACATTCCCAATTGCACTTGATTATTGATCCATTACTCACTTTACCCAAATAGCAATAGTTCAAAGGAGAAAGACATATGTAAGTCTGGCTGTTAGACATCTGAATCAATGGGTTACAAATGGTGACCAGTTTATGGCCCACCCACATCCacctacacagagagacaccacTGTCATCCTGTCTCTtacctgcacacatacacacatgcacacacacaaagtcctcCCAAAGTAAAAGTGTGGTCCACTGCTCTGCAAGCCTTGCATAAATGTTATCATCCTTCCAGGCAGCCATCCTTTAACGCGAGGCTGGCTGGTGTGAGAAGCAGATGAGATCAGTTACACATGGTTGCTCATTCTGGCTGCTCAGGTACAGCCACAGTCCATAAACACCACTGATTTATGTCTGCTACTGTGGACAATGAGCTCTGAAAGGCTTTTTTTCCACTGAACTGCACACACCAAGGGGGTACATGCATATAGTGACATATTATGATAAACAAAACCCTGACTGTccgtggaggaggtgagcaacATCACATTGTGTTGAATGGACAGTGAAGATCAGAGTTATTTTATGTGAAAGTGAATCAACAGTAAAACTGCTTATATAAAACTATAAGCAATCGAGTTGGATCTAATTTCATATataatgttaataaatatatgctgggcgGTGAGTGGCCTTTGCTGCAAAATGGACTGGTTCTCACCATTCGTACTGTGTACAGGATATTCCCATAGCAGTAGATCATAATGCCCACTGGGACGAAGAAGCAAGCCAGAAGGAAaaagaggatgaaggaggcATCGTTGGGGTCCTTGGAAGCCCAGTCCAGGGAGCATCCCAGCTGATGGATCTCTAACTTATAGCGGTTCCATCCCAGGAGAGGTGCCCCAGTCCAGACCAGCGAGTAGAGCCATATGTGGGTGATAGCCCTCCAGACCCAGGGGAAGTCCACCACCGTGGCATGGACCACCCGGATGTAGCGCTCATAGGCCAGCGCCGACAGGCTCATAATGGACACAATGCCtatcagaagagagagaggagcagtataATAGGCTGGGCAAGTAACCAACAGGGTAGGTAAAATGTGGGGAAATGATAAACATACTCGAATATGTTCGAGTATGTTCGAACATACTCGCGAATATCCCAAACTATTGGAATTCAGCAATGTAAATAATATACCATATGCAGTGTCAAAGGTAGAAAGGAAAACAACTGTGATGTTGATTCATTATTATCAGAGAGTATTGGTTTCATGCTGTGAATAACTTTAAGACACCCATTATATCTGTACTGTCACACTTTCCACATTCACACTCCAGCTATTCACATCCAATCAAACTATACGCCTTCCTGGCTGTGATAGACAGCTCCAAACATCAGCCCCAGATAATTATCCATTTAATGAACTGTGATCACGTCTAGAAGCATGTCCGGGAAAATATTTTCTCTATTTATCTGGACCAAAATCAAAACATGTTGGTCTTTGCCCTATCATGGTGAGGTGATGGACAGTTAAACTAGGGAATAGGTGGCACTGTATTGGAGTCTTTGTATGGATGACCTTGGTTCTGTCTGCTACCAACATACTGATGAGGGCAGTGGCACGTTTGTATAAAATCAATAATGAACTTATGAACTTGGAGTAAAGATGAATAAGGACATTCACAGTATGATATATGAGCTGTTTACATGAAATCAATTTCCTAATTTCTGTCATTGCCAATTGCTGTTGGAAACAAgtatgcattcattcattcaagtcAGACTCGACGTAAGGATTCATTATGGAGGTAATAGGTCAGTTTAACACTATATTGCATATTCTGCACGTTCAGTCCTCAATAGTCCATTAAGATGCCTGATCATTGTGACTTATTGTGAAAACAAAGCACCAAACAGtttgttattttaaaataaaaaccAGACCACGGCAATAAACTGTAGATGAGATGACAACGAAAGATTTCGCACTTTCCGTGTCCACAGTTGATCAAGGGGGGTAAGATTGCATTCATAACTCATCACACTAATCGTTTCCTATTGATTATTAATAACTCTAATGAATGATAGTGAAAGTGATTCATTGTGTATACAATTAGCAGCTCAGTCAAGGATTGATCAACCTGCTACAATCAACATTGGAACTTGGTGGGTCAGACAGAAGCAAATACGTACGCAGTATAGTATTTGTATTTTAGTATAGTCATTTATAACACGGAAAAACCTTGCTGCACGGTATATATACCTATAGACTACAACTGGGATAGAGTATAAGAACACTATGTAAATGACGAGAAACTGTTTAATCAAGGTGTTAATTGGCGCGTAAAAATAATAGTCCCAATTGTCCCAAGTAATGTAAATTATAGCCCTTAATTAGTGGTTTGCCTCGTCTAAAGTAAAACGTAGGCTGTGGATGGTGTATTACTTGCGTTTATTCTGACACAACTCTGAAACAAACCAAAAACTATGATAACTGAATTATTTTCAATCT harbors:
- the LOC136942794 gene encoding kynurenine 3-monooxygenase is translated as MDYSNIDRRSSSNKKVVAVVGGGLVGALNACYFAKRGFQVEVFESREDIRKAKIVKGRSINLALSHRGRQALKQVGMEDKIVSKGIPMHARMIHSRNGKQSAIPYGKKGQYILSVDRANLNKELLSEAETYPNTKMNFDHKLLDWNAETGAMTFIGPEGTKEEIQADLIVGCDGAFSAIRKQFLRRSRFNYSQTYIPHGYLELTMPPRNGDFTMKPNFLHIWPRNTFMMIALPNLDKTFTCTLFMPFEEFEKLTTDDQVIEFFEKYFPDTIPLIGVEALKKDYFRLPAQAMVSVKCSPYHLGNMCVLMGDAAHAVVPFYGQGMNAGFEDCLVFNEIMDQLKEDFSAVLPEYSRVRVPDDHAIADLAMYNYVEMRAHVNSKWFLFRKHVDNFLHIIMPRTIIPLYTMVTFTRTRYHEAIKRWHWQDKVINHGLLISATAALLGGTYLLVKHPPNISQIPVDHLWTRLQAFKPF
- the opn3 gene encoding opsin-3 isoform X1 — translated: MNPENETTTERNTEQYIFAVATYKLLAFTIGTIGVFGFCNNVIVIILYYKFKRFRTPTNLLLVNISVSDILVSLFGINFTFVSCIKCGWIWNSATCIWDGFSNSLFGIVSIMSLSALAYERYIRVVHATVVDFPWVWRAITHIWLYSLVWTGAPLLGWNRYKLEIHQLGCSLDWASKDPNDASFILFFLLACFFVPVGIMIYCYGNILYTVRMLRSIQDLQTVQIIKILRYEKKVAVMFLLMISCFLVCWTPYAVVSMMEAFGRKSMVSPTIAIIPSFFAKSSTAYNPLIYIFMSRKFRRCLMQLLCSRLSLLQHSIKDRPLTQIERPIRPIVVRGGRDRPKKRVTFSSSSIVFIIARNDVNHLEMTSKNSPSSEVNVIQDSGLKTSSC
- the opn3 gene encoding opsin-3 isoform X2 — translated: MNPENETTTERNTEQYIFAVATYKLLAFTIGTIGVFGFCNNVIVIILYYKFKRFRTPTNLLLVNISVSDILVSLFGINFTFVSCIKCGWIWNSATCIWDGFSNSLFGIVSIMSLSALAYERYIRVVHATVVDFPWVWRAITHIWLYSLVWTGAPLLGWNRYKLEIHQLGCSLDWASKDPNDASFILFFLLACFFVPVGIMIYCYGNILYTVRMLRSIQDLQTVQIIKILRYEKKVAVMFLLMISCFLVCWTPYAVVSMMEAFGRKSMVSPTIAIIPSFFAKSSTAYNPLIYIFMSRKFRRCLMQLLCSRLSLLQHSIKDRPLTQIERPIRPIVVRGGRDRPKKRVTFSSSSIVFIIARNDVNHLEMTSKNSPSSEVNVIQVRPL